AGGTCTTAAGACCAAAAAATAATCATTTGTTTCTTTTTTAATTTTTTTTCATTTGCTGGGACAATTTTTCTAATATGTCCAGGCTACCTGCTCCTACCGCTGCATTATTTTCCTTTTGGATATCGAGATAGATTTCTTTTCGGTGAATATCAAT
This DNA window, taken from Alteribacillus bidgolensis, encodes the following:
- the csrA gene encoding carbon storage regulator CsrA; translation: MLVLTRKTNESIQIGDDIEMKIIAVDGEQVKIGIEAPKHIDIHRKEIYLDIQKENNAAVGAGSLDILEKLSQQMKKN